One part of the Solanum dulcamara chromosome 3, daSolDulc1.2, whole genome shotgun sequence genome encodes these proteins:
- the LOC129882500 gene encoding probable inactive receptor kinase At5g58300, with the protein MMTLHPIVDLLALSLFPFLLFFPEVTADLSSDRQALLDFASAVPHLRKFKWNTSSSICTWHGVSCSSDGSRVVALRLPGIGLYGPIPDNTIGRLDALTTLSLHSNGLTGNLPSDITSLPSLRFIFLQQNQFSGEIPSPLSLQLNFIDLSFNSFSGKIPTTIQNLTHLTGLNLQNNSLTGSIPNVNLPRLTQLNMSNNQLNGSIPPSLAKFSASSFQGNSLLCGQPLTQCPSFAPSPSPSPSSPPSPSPLSLTPPSRSPSVLPSSPTLPEKHKGKKSLSTGVIIGIVAGGVGGILCLTVLIFLCCMKRYYSKRGVQQRKDFNGGGSPKQTEDFSSGVQAAENNKLVFFEGCSFNFDLEDLLRASAEVLGKGSYGTTYKAILEEGTTVVVKRLKEVVVGKREFDQQMEIIGTVDQHRHVVALRAYYFSKDEKLLIYDHVPAGSLSTRMHGNRDLGRTLDWESRLRIAHGAASGIAHIHAVAGGKLIHGNIKSSNVLLTHDNSGCISDVGLTPLMGFPTIPSRSAGYRAPEVIETKKCTQKSDVYSFGVLLLELLTGKAPVQPPGHDEVVDLPRWVQSVVREEWTAEVFDAELIKFQNIEDEMVQMLQIAMACVANVPETRPDMIQVVQMIEDIQQIDSGNRLSSEDNKSRSPTSPTP; encoded by the exons ATGATGACGCTACACCCAATAGTAGATCTGCTTGCTCTTTCTCTGTTTCCATTTTTGCTCTTCTTCCCAGAAGTTACTGCTGACCTTAGCTCAGATAGACAAGCGCTACTTGACTTTGCTTCTGCAGTACCTCATCTTCGAAAGTTCAAGTGGAACACTAGCTCTTCCATTTGCACATGGCATGGCGTCAGTTGCAGCTCAGATGGCAGTCGCGTAGTTGCACTTCGGCTTCCTGGTATTGGACTCTATGGTCCTATTCCAGACAATACCATAGGAAGACTGGATGCACTAACAACCCTCAGCCTTCATTCCAATGGGCTGACTGGAAATCTTCCTTCAGACATCACCTCTCTTCCGTCCCTCCGTTTCATATTTCTCCAACAAAACCAATTTTCTGGTGAAATACCTTCCCCTCTATCTCTACAGCTCAACTTCATTGAtctctctttcaactccttctcAGGAAAAATTCCAACAACAATTCAAAATCTGACACATCTTACTGGTTTGAACCTACAAAACAACTCGCTCACAGGATCCATTCCTAATGTAAATCTACCAAGGCTTACACAATTGAATATGagcaataaccaactcaatgGTTCAATTCCGCCATCCCTTGCAAAGTTTTCAGCTTCTTCATTTCAAGGAAATTCTCTATTATGCGGACAACCCTTGACTCAATGCCCCTCTTTTGCGCCTTCACCTTCTCCATCCCCTTCAAGTCCACCTTCTCCTTCGCCTTTGAGTCTAACACCACCATCTCGTTCTCCAAGTGTCCTGCCATCCTCACCAACACTTCCTGAAAAGCATAAAGGCAAGAAAAGCTTAAGTACAGGGGTTATCATTGGCATTGTTGCAGGGGGTGTTGGAGGGATCCTATGTCTAACTGTGTTGATTTTCTTGTGTTGTATGAAGAGATACTATTCAAAGAGAGGTGTTCAGCAAAGAAAAGACTTTAATGGAGGAGGAAGTCCGAAGCAAACAGAGGACTTCAGTAGTGGAGTACAAGCAGCTGAAAATAACAAATTGGTTTTCTTTGAGGGttgttctttcaattttgaTCTTGAAGATTTGTTGAGAGCCTCGGCTGAGGTTTTGGGTAAAGGGAGCTATGGAACAACCTACAAGGCCATCTTGGAGGAGGGAACGACTGTTGTTGTGAAACGGCTGAAGGAAGTTGTTGTTGGGAAACGAGAGTTTGACCAGCAGATGGAGATAATTGGCACTGTGGATCAGCATCGACATGTTGTTGCACTTCGTGCTTATTACTTTTCCAAGGATGAAAAACTTCTTATCTATGATCATGTACCGGCAGGCAGTTTATCCACTAGAATGCATG GCAACAGGGACTTGGGAAGAACACTGGATTGGGAATCTAGATTGAGGATTGCCCATGGAGCTGCAAGTGGTATTGCCCATATCCACGCTGTTGCTGGTGGCAAACTAATTCATGGCAATATCAAGTCATCCAATGTGCTTCTCACCCACGATAATAGTGGATGCATCTCAGATGTTGGTCTTACTCCTCTAATGGGCTTTCCTACTATCCCATCAAGAAGTGCAGGATATAGAGCACCCGAGGTGATCGAGACCAAGAAATGTACTCAGAAATCCGACGTTTACAGCTTTGGTGTTCTGCTTCTTGAACTCCTTACTGGAAAAGCACCAGTGCAGCCACCTGGCCATGATGAGGTGGTAGATTTACCAAGATGGGTACAGTCTGTTGTCAGGGAGGAATGGACTGCAGAGGTGTTTGATGCTGAGCTCATCAAGTTTCAAAATATCGAAGACGAGATGGTGCAGATGCTGCAGATTGCAATGGCTTGTGTGGCAAATGTGCCTGAAACAAGGCCTGACATGATTCAAGTTGTCCAGATGATTGAGGACATCCAGCAAATTGATTCTGGAAACAGGCTATCATCTGAAGATAACAAGTCTAGGAGCCCAACTAGTCCAACACCATGA